TGAAGTCCTGCGCTCTATCGCCCCCTCcctccgtcgtcgccgccgaggAACGGACTCCGCCCTCCAGGCCGTCGATCTGCGTGGAGGCACGGCCGCGGACCGACCCCCTCCGCTGCCACCGTCGGTTAGTCAAATATCCCACCTGTGAAGACATGGAACTGAATTCATTGTCTGTTGTTTGTCTCCCACCATTTTTCATGCTAATTTTGTCTATGAACTTGCGGATTCAGATCTGCTAGAACTCAAATCTCGCAAAACTACTGTAGTGTTATCATCTTGTTGGTTTATTCTGGTGATAATGCTGAGGTCCTATCCTGGTGAATAAATAGGGTTTTAACCAGGCATTTGAACTCTACAAATCTAGATCAACTATCTATGCTAATCTGAGTTCAGTGTGCACAAAATGTGAATGCAAGCATCTATGCTAAGTAACTcatttacatttttcatgaacATATACATGGATGGAAAGAAATTCTTTGAGCAAATGAAACAGCAGCTAATATAATAACATGAAATTAATTAGTGTAAACAACTTGGCCAATGAACAAAAACGTGCCACTTGTTTTACTTAGTGTGAAGATTTTGATAGTTGATATCAACAAGGACAGGATGTAGTCAGTCACCATATTTCTCCAGCATGCCCATGTTCCTGAAAATTTGCCATGCCAAGTGAAGTACCACTACGCTTCTGCATGCCGTTGATCAGAGTCACATTGGCAGGACTACTTTTGCTTATTTCAAACTCCAAGGGCTGATGTTTCATCACAGAGCCATTGGATTCTTTATTCATTTTCTTTGATGCTCTCAGGTTATCACGATCAACTCCTACACTACTCATTGGATTTGACTGATCTTAGGAACTACAGATTTTGAACCTAGGCACTCTATTTTTGAAAATCTAAATGACTCAAAGGACCGCTTCAAGCAGTAGAAAGTAGGCGAGGTGAATCAGTTTTGCTAGGTATAGCATATAGGTTGCAATTATGTTGTACACAGGCCTAATAGTTATTTATATGACAGATCATCTACTGTTTTTCCCTCAAAGTAGCCAAGCTGAATCAGTTTTGTTAGGTCAGAGAGTAGACATCATAATTGATTAATCAATTTATCTTGCTTGAAACCATTAAAGTTTCAGAAACTTGGATCTATTTTCCTCATTCTGCTGTTCAACATGTATGAGAACCAGAAGGTATGTCATCCCATTTAGTGGGCAGAATAGTAGATTAGAGTAGGCATACATGAGATTAATCAGCTAGGAAGTAATGCCTAACTCACTGTTGCCAGATTGTTGCGAGCATGATCTAACTCACTGTTTAAATAATTTAGTTCAATCTCTTTGTCACTTGTATCAGTGTCTGATGTAGAGGCATTGTTAGATGGCTTGATATCCTCTAATTGAACATCTCTGTCTTTTAGATTATAGATTAGTAATGTAGATTATAGATTACATCATGTTATATTTCTTGAGGCACGCCACTTCTGTCGTTAATTTTCCCACGTTAAGCTTCGTAAAGAGTATTTATTATCAGCACATTATGTGCGGGATGGAAGGTGGCATTTCCTGTAGGTCGAATGATAGCACAATGCGATATCAAATAGTCTTTTGCCCGTGCATCCTTTGTGTACAACAAAATGTTTAAAtgtgttttaattttttttcaggaTTTAGATTGGATGCTAACTAGGGCTTAATTGGCTGATATTTTCTTAACAGTAAAACACATCCTTGCTACTCGACCGAAGTACTCATTACTCATCAAATTTATGTAGTCATTTGCCAGAGCAAATGACTTCTGGCCAGCTCATGCTACAATGTATTCTGCTGCAGGTGGATGAGGAGATGAATGTGAACCAGATGGAGGAGTAGGTGCCAATAGCACATCTGACTTGTGCCTGAAGGATAGCAGGTTTGGGGTTCTCCTGTCTCCTCTTTTAATCTGATAAACCATTTTGCTTATCAACCATTTAATTTGGTACTCATAGTGCAAGTAAAGAAAAGTCTGATAAACCAGGATCATCAGCCACGTGCAAGTAAATATAAGTCTGTTGCATTTGGTACTCATAGTTCTCTAACATGTAGTGCTAAGGATTTTCCTTTAAATTCCATAACTTTTGATAGCTATTTCTGTTCTCCAGCTGCAGAGTCATGCTTTCATAATAGATAATTAACTGAGAATGTATCAAGATGTACACATAGGTCATTTGGCCCTATGTGAGGTTATATGCACATCGGGGATGCAGTGCGCAATTATTTCAATAGAAGCATTATTTTATGGTCGCATATTGCTACCATCTGAAAAGTTGTACAATGCATCTTCAGAGCATTAGCTTAGATCGATTTTGGTTGTTTTATTCTTTACTCAGTAACATTTTTGCAAAATTGGTAAATTGCAGTAATAATTTAACAAAGGAGTTGTTCTGAATGGTCTCTTTGCCGTTTTTaaaatatttctgtaatatcATTTGTTTCAATATTGGCACCTGGAAGGCAAGGGAAACACATACCCCTTCTCACAATTTATCAGAGGTGTTCAAGCTTCCTGCAGGACCCTATTTAACATTAAGAAGGTCATAATTTGGTAATACCTAGCAAACAGGTGTGATTTTAGGGTCCATGTCAATAGTATAAATTATCATTGAACAGAtaatcaaaaggaggagaaGAACAGGAAGAGGCATGAGGAGAATCGTGAAAGAATTGTGACAGATGAGCAAAGGGAGGAGAGGAACAGGAAGCGGCGTGAGGAGTATCGTGAAAGAATTATGACAGACCAGCAAAGGGCAGAGCAGAACAGGAAGCGGCGTGAGGCATATAAGAAGGAGAAGAGTCATGCAGTAAACAAGGAAAATGATCCAGGTTAGCACATGTTTGATTTAGCAGCTCGATTGTTACTGCCCCTATGATATTGTGCATGCTTCTATATTAAATTACTGTTTCATCTTAAGATGGTCTCTTAATGTGCAGTGGGTGGAGTCATGGCTCAGCATTCAATGGGTAAGGGATCCTATGTTATTTCCTCGAGTTTTTATGCAATTATAGCATGGCAAAAAACCCAAATGTCCGTGACTGCAGGTTCGGATTTCCTTAAaggaaaaagtgaaaaaaaattgagaccCTTGAACTCTGTTGATACAAATATTGAAGTAAATAAAATGAAGCATAACAATGAAAATGATCCAGGTTAGCACATGTTCGATCTAGCAGTTGTTACTGCCCCTATGATATTGTGCAcggttctattttaaattacTGTTTCATCTTAAGATGGTCTCTTAATGTGCAGTGGGTGGAGTCGTGGCTGAACATTCAAATATACAGTGGGTGAAGTCGGTAGATTCAAAAGTTGAAGTAAACAAAAAGGGATGTGAAGGTTATCGGAAAAAGGATGATGAAACAGATAGGATTGCAATTTCTGCAGAACAGTGTGAAAGTGCATCCATAATTATACAACTGTATTCATTTTGTTAGTGGTCTAATTAAACTGCATAATATTTATTATATTCTCTTTATTTCATGCGGTGCTAAGAACCCATCGCACCCATCACTTGCACTCCTATGGTCATTGAGCCTTCCATGTCTCTACCTTTCACTAATGAAATAAAGGGTATTAATGCCTTCCCATTAATACAATATTTTGTTTTATATTATTAGAATGAGATTTATACTGAGGATTATTCTTAGTCAGGTTCAAACCCGGTCAGTGTTGCAACTTCTAAGACCAAGGTTTTAACCAGTGAACAGCGGGCCCGTATAAATAAGCGTTGTCGTGAATTATATTATGAGAAAAAACAATTGACGACGGTGAATCTGGCAAAGTCTAAGAAGACTCATGCACAACGTAGTCGAGAGTACAAGAAGAGACAAAGAGAGTCTCATGAGAACAATCTACACCCGGATTCCATCGCCATGGAGAACCCGCAATTTACACCTCAAAACATCTGTCCCCATGAAGGTCAACCCATCGTAAGAGATGATGATTTGGTTTCTCCGGAGTAAAATTTAACACCGTTGTACATCCGGACTACATCAAATGAAGCTTCAGAAAACCATCAAATGAAGCTTCAGAAAACCAAACGCTTGAAGAAAGCATTGAGTTGCCTATCACACAAAACTTCCGGAGACGTGGAATTACTGCGGGGGAGAGACAAACCCTATTAGCACGGCGAAATCTTCAATTTGAGTCAAAGATAGGAAGAAAGCACATGGTTTCTTCTGATGAAACTCCAGTGTGGATGGCGATCTGACTCAAACTACCGTCATCAATCCAGGTGAATACGTCTTATTTCTTAACATGGTCTGGTCAACCCCAATATCATTGTTCACTAAAACCTTTGTCTTATGCTTCTATAGGAGCATCGTGCCCAACACCAGCACACCACACAACTCCTCCGTCTCAACCATCCGTTGCTAATGCAGGTGATTTTACAACcatccttacaactttgcgtaaCACGGAACATTCTTGGTGAGACGTTGTTTcaatttttattatttaatacCAGATTCTCATTCCCAAGGGACACAATATTCGAGAAAGGGGCAAGCACCTGACACCAACCCTAATACGCATGCATCATTCGTTGAGGATGGTCAGTTATTCTAAGTTATATTAGATTAAACAACAACAAACTATTCACTTTGAAATGTACTAATTACGAAAATATTTTCTAAATCACTCCAATACATAGATGGTGACGAGGATGCTGTATTtgaggaggatgaggaagaagaggagggttATCTTTTCACCGGACACGGTATTTTCTTATCCACCTAATAAGATCAGTGAATTCCATAAAAAAATAAGATCAGTGAAATACTTCGATCATTTAATAATATATATTATTaattattatattcaatatagaagaagaagacgaagcCGATGTGGAAATCAACCTTGTTGATGAAGATAACGATGCGCCAGATGTGTTGGATCCTTATGACATTGTGTATGCCAATGTCCCATCCGAAACACATAAGTTAGAGGCAGTGGAGAATTGTGAGCACTGCAATGCTAAGAAGTTTGAGTATGAAACTCCAGGATTTTGTTGTCGCAGTGGGCAAATACATTTATCCACACCCGACACACCGCCTGAACTTGTGAGGCTGTGGTCAGcttcagatgatgatgcaaggcACTTCCGTTCTAACATCAGATTCTTCAACAGACATTTCTCATTTACCTCGCTATATTGTCACCTTGACCACATGACCACATACATGCGAAATGGAGGTGTGTTTACGTTCCGTGCCCATGGTAAAATTTACGACAATGTACGTTCATTTGGTAAAGAGGAGGGTACTGAACCAAGGCATCTTGAGTTGTATTTCCATGATGACGATCCTTCACTAGAGCTTCATTATCGAAGATGTCGAGAGGAATGCCTAAGGAAAGACAAGGAAGTCATCGACAGGTTGGTTGCGATCATGCGGGGCAACCCCATACTCAGAGCATCTTAGGACTATGGGTACAATTGATGATCTGGATGATTATCGTGTGGAATTGAATCTTGACCAAAGGTTGGACTAGCGAACCTACAATGTACCTCTCACGTCAGAGGTTGCTGCAGTTTGGATAGAGGGTAGCGAGCGACATGGGCAGTTCGAGAATAGTGTTGTACTCCAAGGGAAGGATAGGTCTATTCACGGCATTCGATCATACCATGGTTGTTATGATGCTCTGTCGTACCTAGTATTCTTCCCTAGGGGTGAGCTTGGGTGGCACAATTACATCCCAAAGGTGGGAGTCTCAATGGAGCAAGTAAATGCTACTCGTGAAGACCGTAAGGCACGTGCAGGCGGCGAGGTTCTAGGTACATTATCGAacgcatttatttattatttattttgaagACTTTTTTGGATGGTTTACTAATTACAGTTACATTCTCCATTCGTGTAGGGAGTTCTGGGAATTTATGCATATTAGTGCAGAACAACTACTGCTACAAATTTCAAATGTGTCCTGGCATTTTTAACCCAATACTTTTCGGCAAGCGACTTTTTTAACAATTTGTTGTTGATACATATGTTAAGATTGAAAGCTCTTGATTAGATTACATCAGAAACAATCCGGACAATATTAGAGCCGATCTGTACCAAGGTCTTGTCGATAGTTTGAACGCAGGTGAGGGCCGAGGCGATGCTGTTGGAAGACGTACTGTTCTTTCTATGTCGTTCATCGGAGCTCCTCGTGACATGAGGCGTCGGTACATGGATGCAACGGCTGTACGCAGGTACGGTAAGCCAGATATCTTCCTGACAATGACCTGCAATCCTAATTGGAATGAGATCAGAAATGAGCTGTACCCAGGCCAATCAGCCCAAGATCGGCCAGATCTTGTAACTCCTGTGTTCAGGGCGAAGTTGGAGGCTATGAAAAAGAAGTTGCCGAAGAATGATATACTTGGAAAGGTTCGGGCATACATGTATGTTATGGAGTTTCAAAAGAGGGGTCTACCACATGCTCACTTCTTGCTAATAATGAAAAGGAAATGGAAACTCATATGTCCGGAGCAGTATGATCGACTTATATCTGCTGAGCTGccaaacaagaaaaaatatCCAAAGCTGTACAAGATGGTGGCTAAGCGTATGATGCATGGGCCGTGCGGTGTGCTAAACCAAAATTGCCCATGTACTAAGGGACGTTCTTCATGCAAGAATCACTATCCGCGTCCCTTCATGGAGTCCACCTCACAGGGGAAAGATTCTTACCCTATATATCGTCGCTGTGATAATGGGTGTAAAGAGAAGGTTCGAGGTTATGAGCTTGACAATTGGTGGGTTGTGCCTTATAACCCGCACCTACTGCGTGCATTCGATTATCACATAAATGT
This portion of the Panicum virgatum strain AP13 chromosome 2N, P.virgatum_v5, whole genome shotgun sequence genome encodes:
- the LOC120659635 gene encoding uncharacterized protein LOC120659635 isoform X1; translated protein: MTDQQRAEQNRKRREAYKKEKSHAVNKENDPVGGVMAQHSMGKGSYVISSSFYAIIAWQKTQMSVTAGSDFLKGKSEKKLRPLNSVDTNIEVNKMKHNNENDPVGGVVAEHSNIQWVKSVDSKVEVNKKGCEGYRKKDDETDRIAISAEQCESASIIIQLYSFC
- the LOC120662340 gene encoding uncharacterized protein LOC120662340, coding for MENPQFTPQNICPHEGQPIVNTSYFLTWSGQPQYHCSLKPLSYASIGASCPTPAHHTTPPSQPSVANADSHSQGTQYSRKGQAPDTNPNTHASFVEDDGDEDAVFEEDEEEEEGYLFTGHEEEDEADVEINLVDEDNDAPDVLDPYDIVYANVPSETHKLEAVENCEHCNAKKFEYETPGFCCRSGQIHLSTPDTPPELVRLWSASDDDARHFRSNIRFFNRHFSFTSLYCHLDHMTTYMRNGGVFTFRAHGKIYDNVRSFGKEEGTEPRHLELYFHDDDPSLELHYRRCREECLRKDKEVIDRLVAIMRGNPILRAS
- the LOC120659635 gene encoding uncharacterized protein LOC120659635 isoform X2 — its product is MTDQQRAEQNRKRREAYKKEKSHAVNKENDPVGGVMAQHSMGSDFLKGKSEKKLRPLNSVDTNIEVNKMKHNNENDPVGGVVAEHSNIQWVKSVDSKVEVNKKGCEGYRKKDDETDRIAISAEQCESASIIIQLYSFC